One window of Cohnella hashimotonis genomic DNA carries:
- a CDS encoding fibronectin type III domain-containing protein codes for MNRRMMHLVCGFLILTLFLSFRAAVAEAATEAYITENGDEPPIVTRLEPASNHAVIRNNSMHVIAEAEDDHAQPSFFVQIGEDLRYPSIVESDQGAGRFDRVFDVTPYDGKTLNIHYSISDGSTPSGEDNRRVNVYRTVHIESSPELTELERQPDAQILDADASRLLLIRNGTLIVKNRTDGTETVLLNHVTTDRSEGFKLTPAGAVFLIDTGWFEMKLFWWNGETLLSIPVESGSIWQARGNYAAVSDAGTLRWIDTELGTTRNVTYPVDRNFELEPNGKLLLEPDSNSGQSDSILRYDPLTDSTTTAFTYAGAPRGPVTDGEDILFTLEDGSLMKYANGLVTEVVHGTNTERLKPHQGYEVNDGWIAYQKPNANHVQQLYLRSSEGTVTQATDLDAGAIIHALDHTGTLILENGSEWYRYSQQLGSPVQIAGKAGVVRWIDGQLHYLLGDTIFTVKSQPPTDTTAPTWPQGDVLTFSHVTSTRLQLNWLPATDESGVDKYLLYQNNTLLTTLNGTVNSYVVQGLSPKASYLFSLVAVDAAGNQSVKKSESIIAVKYTPMPKPEILIYHFDGTISDFDQSFILWKQSDDTGLWLFNRSDKSQFKVYDAAGSDGTITKATLTAEGVVYTVKLNGAFMTYEWKNGAVVNQWAGEGEALYQTRGIKDGTVAIKVDGIHYLYSIQEGKILYSTSVPGKLAYRVHSFSGPGEQQYRLDAWYRVDGGSLYGIRI; via the coding sequence ATGAATCGTAGAATGATGCATTTGGTTTGCGGGTTCTTGATACTGACATTGTTTCTGTCCTTCCGTGCCGCTGTTGCTGAGGCCGCTACCGAAGCATACATAACGGAAAATGGGGATGAACCTCCAATCGTTACGCGATTGGAACCTGCGAGCAATCATGCCGTGATTCGCAATAATAGCATGCATGTCATCGCCGAAGCCGAAGACGACCATGCTCAGCCATCTTTTTTCGTACAAATCGGAGAGGACCTCCGATACCCTTCTATCGTCGAGAGCGATCAAGGGGCCGGGAGGTTCGATCGTGTGTTCGACGTTACGCCGTATGACGGCAAGACGCTGAATATTCACTATTCGATTTCGGATGGCAGCACCCCAAGCGGGGAAGACAATCGCCGGGTCAATGTCTATCGTACCGTTCATATCGAATCCAGTCCTGAACTGACGGAGCTGGAACGGCAACCGGATGCGCAGATACTGGATGCGGACGCTTCTCGACTGTTGCTGATACGGAACGGTACCTTAATCGTCAAAAACCGCACAGATGGCACCGAGACTGTGCTGCTGAATCATGTTACGACGGACCGGTCCGAAGGTTTTAAGCTTACGCCTGCGGGAGCCGTTTTTCTAATCGATACGGGCTGGTTTGAAATGAAGCTGTTCTGGTGGAATGGGGAAACGCTCCTGTCGATTCCGGTGGAATCCGGCTCGATCTGGCAGGCGAGAGGCAACTATGCTGCCGTTTCGGACGCCGGGACGCTTCGCTGGATCGATACCGAACTTGGGACAACCCGGAATGTGACATACCCTGTTGATCGCAACTTTGAGCTGGAACCGAACGGCAAGCTCCTGCTTGAACCGGATAGCAACAGTGGGCAAAGCGACTCCATTTTACGATATGATCCGCTGACCGACAGCACGACAACAGCCTTTACGTATGCAGGGGCACCGCGGGGTCCAGTGACCGACGGGGAGGACATTCTGTTTACTTTAGAGGACGGAAGTTTGATGAAATACGCGAATGGACTGGTGACCGAAGTCGTTCACGGAACGAATACGGAAAGATTAAAGCCGCATCAAGGCTATGAAGTAAACGACGGCTGGATCGCCTATCAGAAGCCGAATGCCAATCATGTGCAGCAGCTATATTTGCGTTCCTCGGAAGGCACGGTGACGCAGGCAACTGACTTGGATGCAGGAGCTATCATTCATGCATTAGATCACACAGGTACCCTCATTCTTGAAAATGGAAGCGAGTGGTATCGGTACAGCCAACAGTTGGGCAGCCCGGTACAGATTGCAGGCAAAGCCGGCGTTGTAAGATGGATAGACGGTCAGCTTCATTATTTGTTGGGCGATACGATTTTTACGGTAAAATCTCAGCCACCGACGGATACGACAGCACCAACTTGGCCGCAGGGAGACGTGTTGACGTTTTCCCATGTGACATCAACCAGGTTACAACTGAATTGGCTGCCGGCCACGGATGAGTCGGGTGTGGACAAGTACTTGTTATATCAAAACAATACGCTGCTGACCACGCTGAACGGGACCGTAAACAGCTATGTTGTGCAAGGTTTGTCCCCGAAGGCGTCCTACCTCTTTTCGCTGGTCGCGGTCGATGCTGCCGGCAATCAAAGCGTGAAGAAGAGCGAGTCCATCATTGCTGTTAAATATACTCCGATGCCCAAGCCGGAAATATTGATTTACCACTTCGACGGTACGATTAGCGACTTTGACCAATCGTTCATATTGTGGAAACAAAGCGACGATACGGGGCTGTGGTTGTTTAACCGCAGCGATAAAAGCCAATTCAAAGTGTACGATGCCGCCGGGTCCGATGGCACGATAACGAAAGCCACGTTAACCGCCGAAGGCGTGGTTTATACGGTAAAGCTTAATGGCGCGTTTATGACATATGAATGGAAAAATGGTGCGGTTGTAAACCAATGGGCCGGTGAAGGGGAGGCGCTCTACCAAACACGAGGGATTAAAGACGGCACGGTCGCGATAAAGGTTGATGGCATTCATTATCTTTACTCCATTCAAGAAGGAAAAATCCTGTATTCCACCAGCGTTCCGGGGAAGTTAGCGTACCGCGTGCATTCCTTCAGCGGGCCGGGAGAACAACAATACCGACTGGACGCATGGTACCGGGTTGATGGAGGTTCATTGTATGGCATACGGATTTAA